Genomic window (Hydrogenimonas cancrithermarum):
AGAATCACGAGCCCCAAAACGCCGAAAAAGATGAAAAGATAGAGTGTATATTTGAAAAGTTCGAAGAGCTGTGTATATGCGTCTGCTTTGTCCGCCCGTACGAGAACGACACCGAAGGATCTATTCTTCCCATCTACAAAGTTTTCGGCAATCATTGTATGAATGCCGACAAAATCGGCGAACCAGAAAGGTACATTACCGATATCCGGTTCTTTCGTTTTGCGATAGACAGGAAGTCTCTCCATACTTTCAAACTCTATCAGCGAATAAGCCCCACTCTCGAAAAGCGTATCGATGATCTCCCGAACTTTCTCTTTCTCTCCATTGACCGCTCCGATGGAAAGACTCAACGCAAAAGCCGTATTTTTCGCTTGAACGTTGAGCTGTTCTTCGATATAACTTTTCGTTTTGAAAAAATTGATACCCAATACACCACCGAGAAGCAACAAGAGAAGCACGGAGACATAAATTCCGATTTGCTTATAGAGTGTCAAATTAAAACCTTGTATCTATAGGATACATTCTCCTTCGAAGGCTGTGCCAAGCAAAGTTTCAAGAGATACCCTATTTGTGGATTTCAACAATTGTATATAAAATTTGATTATCTAAATCTTAAGGAAAGTGTGCCGACAGACGCGTATTCATCGGTATCACATTGAAGATTTACATTGGAAGTATAAAAGCCAACCTGCCGGCATCTCTTCGGATGCAACTCATTGCCGGCAGGAAATTACATGGAATTTCAGTTATCAGGTGTATAGGGGACCAGTTCGAAACCGATGGTGTTGAGGTAAAAGACACCGCCATCGAGATTCACGGCATTGTAGCCATTCTGACGGAGAAAGTTCGTGACCATGCGGGTACGGCTTCCCGTACGGCAGATAAGCCCTACCAGCGTCTCTTTGTCCGCAATTTCATGATACGCTTCGAGAAATTTGTCTACATCGTAATTTCCGAAATCGTCGAAAAACGTAATACATTTCGCGCCAGGAACTATTCCGGTCTGCCGCCACTCCATCTCGGTACGGATATCGATAATCTTCATCGTTCCGTTTTCCAGCATCTCTTTGGTCGGACGGATGTGGACCGCCTTGCTGATCTCTTCGGGCGTCATACTATTTCCTTTTGCGAATTTTTGCGCAATTTTATCATCAATCTTCTCAAATGTATTAAACAAACGAAACTATTTCTTCAATTTAAGCTATGTTTCGTCTCGGTCGAAATTTTTTAGAAGGGTACGATAGCGGTCGACACCCATGAAGCTCTTTTCAAGACGCCATCTCAGAATAAATTCGACAATCTGGTCTTTCAACACTTCATCGAGATTCTCCACCCTGCCGAAATAGCCGAGACTTATGTTTTTTGCCCGCTTTTTTCCATCCTCCTCTATATAGGTTATCGCGATGATCTGGGCATATTTCCCCTCCGATATTTTGCCGATCGTTTTCTGATTCAGCGAAATCCCGGAAAGATTGATCGCTTTGAAATCGAAAAGTTCTTTGAAATCCATGACTTTTCCGGAGAGTTTGAGCTGAGCGAAGAGCTCTTTCAGACGCTTGAGATTCTTTTTGCGTTCGATCTCGTAGGATGAAATTTCATTTGCCAGTGCCTTGAGCCGGTCGATTTTACTACTCATTTCCTGCTCCATATTAAAAAATATTACCCTATTCTATCGACTTTTTATGGTAAAATCAACACTTCATTAAGTAGTTGGAATCAAGGAAACATATGTCCATCAAGACACCCTATCTCGCCACCGACAGCATTATCGAATGTTTCGACCGAAAAGGCGATTTTCAGGGGATCGTTCTGATCGAAAGAAAAAACCGTCCACACGGGATCGCCCTGCCCGGCGGATTCGTCGAAGTCGGAGAGAGTGTCGAACATGCCTGTATCCGAGAGATGAAGGAAGAGACCGGGCTCGATATCGAATTGAGGTATCTGCTGGGTGTCTACTCCGATCCGAAGAGGGACCCGCGCTTTCATACGGCTTCGGTCGTTTTCGTCAGCCATGCCGAAGGCATTCCCGTCGGCGGCGACGATGCCAAAACGGCAAAACTTTTTCATCTTTCGGCCATTCCATGGGAACGGCTGGTTTTCGACCACGAAAAAATATTGAAAGATTATCTCCACCACAAGGAAACCTGCTGATCATGGATTACCTATCGATTTCCGGCCCCTCACGTCTAAGTGGGACCGTTACGATCTCCGGTGCCAAAAACGCCGCTCTCCCTCTCATTGCAGCCACCCTTCTATGCAACGAACCCTGTACCATCGACAACATTCCCGACGTCGCCGACATTCGTACCCTCTTGAAACTGCTCGGCAAACTCGGAAGCGAATTCGTTTTCGAAGAACATACTCTGAGTATCGACAACGAAGAGATCACCAACACCACCGCGACTTACGACATCGTCAAGACCATGCGTGCGTCTATCCTGGTTCTCGGCCCGCTTCTGGCACGTTTCGGGCGATGCGAGGTGAGCCTGCCCGGCGGCTGCGCCATCGGGCAGCGTCCGATCGACCTGCACCTCAAAGCACTCGAACAGATGGGTGCACTCATCGAAATCAAAAACGGTTACGTCGTTGCTACCGCCCCGGAAGGGCTTCGCGGAGCGCGTATCATTTTCGACAAAGTGACCGTAACCGGCAGTGAAAATATCATTATGGCGGCTGCCCTGGCAAAGGGAAAAACGGAACTCATCAATGTGGCGAAAGAGCCCGAAGTGGTTCAGCTGTGCGAAGTCCTGCGTGATGCGGGGCTACAGATCGAAGGAATCGGTACCGACGAGCTGACGATACACGGAACCGACAGAGAACCACTCTGTTTCCAACCCTTTTCGATCATTCCCGACCGTATCGAAGCCGGCACCTATCTTTGTGCCGCAGCCATCACCTACAGCTCTATCAGACTCGAAAATGTCCGGGCCGACCATCTTGACGCCGTAACGGCCAAACTCCATGAAGCGGGATGCCGTATCGAAAACGATACAAAAACCATGACGATCTATCCGGCTGCCAGGCTCAAAGCGTTCGAGATCTCCACGACGGAGTACCCAGGATTTCCCACCGATATGCAGGCCCAGTTCATGGCACTTGCGACCCAGGCCGAAGGGGTGAGCATCATCGAAGAGAGGCTGTTCGAAAACCGTTTTATGCATGTGAGCGAACTTCAGCGGCTGGGTGCCAGTATCCACCTCAAAGGCAATACCGCAACCCTCAACGGCCCGATCCAGCTTCTCGGTGCAGATGTAATGGCGACCGATTTGCGGGCGAGCAGCGCACTCGTTCTGGGTGGCCTGGCGGCAAGCGGCGTTACGAACGTCCACCGCATTTATCATCTAGACCGTGGATACGAACGCTTACATGAGAAACTGAAAGGTCTCGGTGTCGACCTTGAAAGATTGAAGGAGTAG
Coding sequences:
- the murA gene encoding UDP-N-acetylglucosamine 1-carboxyvinyltransferase; translated protein: MDYLSISGPSRLSGTVTISGAKNAALPLIAATLLCNEPCTIDNIPDVADIRTLLKLLGKLGSEFVFEEHTLSIDNEEITNTTATYDIVKTMRASILVLGPLLARFGRCEVSLPGGCAIGQRPIDLHLKALEQMGALIEIKNGYVVATAPEGLRGARIIFDKVTVTGSENIIMAAALAKGKTELINVAKEPEVVQLCEVLRDAGLQIEGIGTDELTIHGTDREPLCFQPFSIIPDRIEAGTYLCAAAITYSSIRLENVRADHLDAVTAKLHEAGCRIENDTKTMTIYPAARLKAFEISTTEYPGFPTDMQAQFMALATQAEGVSIIEERLFENRFMHVSELQRLGASIHLKGNTATLNGPIQLLGADVMATDLRASSALVLGGLAASGVTNVHRIYHLDRGYERLHEKLKGLGVDLERLKE
- a CDS encoding rhodanese-like domain-containing protein, whose translation is MTPEEISKAVHIRPTKEMLENGTMKIIDIRTEMEWRQTGIVPGAKCITFFDDFGNYDVDKFLEAYHEIADKETLVGLICRTGSRTRMVTNFLRQNGYNAVNLDGGVFYLNTIGFELVPYTPDN
- a CDS encoding NUDIX hydrolase translates to MSIKTPYLATDSIIECFDRKGDFQGIVLIERKNRPHGIALPGGFVEVGESVEHACIREMKEETGLDIELRYLLGVYSDPKRDPRFHTASVVFVSHAEGIPVGGDDAKTAKLFHLSAIPWERLVFDHEKILKDYLHHKETC